CCAGGGAATACCTCGTCCTGAGGGTCGCACAGGGTGACCTGACGGTCCGGGTGCCCGCCGAGAACGCCGAGATCGTGGGTGTGCGCGAGGTGGTCGGCGAAGAGGGCCTGGGCAAGGTCTTCGACGTGCTCCGTGCACCGCACACCGAGGAGCCGACCAACTGGTCGCGGCGTTACAAGGCGAATCTGGAGAAGCTGGCCTCCGGTAACCCGCTGAAGGTGGCCGAGGTCGTCCGCGACCTGTGGCGCCGGGAGCGGGAGCGGGGCCTGTCGGCGGGCGAGAAGCGCATGCTCGCCAAGGCTCGTGACATCCTCGTGGGCGAGGTCGCACTGGCCGAGAAGAGCACCAAGGACGAGGCGGAGACGCTGCTCGACAAGGTGTTGACCGAGGCCTGATCCGCATCTTTGCCTCTACCCGCACCGCAGCGAACGAAAACCGAGGACCGCGACGTGACCGCGCAGCTCAATCCGCGCGGTGACGTCGCGGTCCTCGTTCCTGCGGCAGGTGCCGGGGTACGCCTCGGCCCCGGTGCCCCCAAGGCGCTCCGACCGCTCGCCGGGGAGCCCCTGCTGGTGCACGCAGTCCGGCGGATCGCCGCCGCGCCGTCCGTGCACACGATCGTGGTGGCCGC
The genomic region above belongs to Micromonospora sp. WMMD1128 and contains:
- a CDS encoding CarD family transcriptional regulator, with product MVFSVGETVVYPHHGAALIEAIETRVIKGEPREYLVLRVAQGDLTVRVPAENAEIVGVREVVGEEGLGKVFDVLRAPHTEEPTNWSRRYKANLEKLASGNPLKVAEVVRDLWRRERERGLSAGEKRMLAKARDILVGEVALAEKSTKDEAETLLDKVLTEA